The Globicephala melas chromosome 20, mGloMel1.2, whole genome shotgun sequence genome contains a region encoding:
- the DVL2 gene encoding segment polarity protein dishevelled homolog DVL-2 isoform X3: protein MAGSGAGGGGVGETKVIYHLDEEETPYLVKIPVPAERITLGDFKSVLQRPAGAKYFFKSMDQDFGVVKEEISDDNARLPCFNGRVVSWLVSSDNPQPEMAPPAHEPRTDPVPPPPPVPPLPPERTSGIGDSRPPSFHPNVSSSRENLEPETETESVVSLRRERPRRRDSTGGHRPSGPSRLERHLAGYESSSTLMTSELESTSLGDSDEEDTMSRFSSSTEQSSASRLLKRHRRRRKQRPPRLERASSFSSVTDSTMSLNIITVTLNMEKYNFLGISIVGQSNERGDGGIYIGSIMKGGAVAADGRIEPGDMLLQVNDMNFENMSNDDAVRVLRDIVHKPGPIVLTVAKCWDPSPQAYFTLPRNEPIQPIDPAAWVSHSAALTGTFPAYPGSSSMSTITSGSSLPDGCEGRGLSIHTDMASVTKAMAAPESGLEVRDRMWLKITIPNAFLGSDVVDWLYHHVEGFPERREARKYASGLLKAGLIRHTVNKITFSEQCYYVFGDLSGGCESYLVNLSLNDNDGSSGASDQDTLAPLPGATPWPLLPTFSYQYPAPHPYSPQPPPYHELSSYTYGGGSASSQHSEGSRSSGSTRSDGGVGRTGRPEERAPESKSGSGSESEPSSRGGSLRRGGEPGGTGDGGPPPSRGSSGGAPNLRAHPGLHPYGPPPGMALPYNPMMVVMMPPPPPPVPPAVQPPGAPPVRDLGSVPPELTASRQSFHMAMGNPSEFFVDVM from the exons ATGGCGGGCAGCGGCGCTGGGGGCGGTGGTGTCGGGGAGACGAAGGTGATTTACCACCTGGATGAAGAAGAGACTCCCTACCTGGTGAAGATCCCCGTCCCCGCCGAGCGCATCACCCTCGGCGATTTCAAGAGCGTCTTGCAGCGGCCCGCGGGCGCTAAGTACTTTTTCAAGTCTATGGATCAGGATTTCGG GGTGGTGAAGGAAGAGATTTCAGATGACAATGCTCGCCTTCCCTGCTTCAACGGAAGGGTGGTATCCTGG TTAGTGTCATCAGATAACCCCCAACCTGAGATGGCCCCCCCAGCCCACGAGCCTCGGACAGACCCGGTGCCTCCACCGCCACCTGTACCCCCTCTGCCACCAGAGAGGACCAGTGGCATTGGAGACTCCAGGCCTCCATCCTTCCA CCCTAACGTGTCTAGCAGCCGGGAAAATCTGGAGCCcgagacagaaacagagtcagTGGTGTCTCTGAGGCGGGAGCGACCTCGCAGGCGAGACAGCA CGGGGGGCCACCGGCCCAGCGGCCCCTCGAGGCTGGAGCGCCACCTGGCAGGGTACGAGAGctcctccaccctcatgaccagTGAGCTGGAGAGCACCAGCCTGGGGGACTCGGACGAGGAGGACACCATGAGCAG GTTCAGCAGCTCCACGGAGCAGAGCAGCGCCTCCCGCCTCCTCAAGCGCCACCGGCGGCGGAGGAAACAGCGGCCACCCCGCCTGGAGAGG GCCTCATCCTTCAGCAGCGTCACCGATTCCACCATGTCTCTCAACATCATCACAGTCACGCTCAACATGG AGAAGTACAACTTCCTGGGCATCTCCATCGTGGGTCAGAGCAACGAGCGGGGAGATGGAGGCATCTACATCGGCTCCATCATGAAGGGTGGGGCTGTGGCGGCTGATGGGCGCATTGAGCCCGGGGACATGCTTTTGCAG GTGAACGACATGAACTTTGAGAACATGAGCAACGATGATGCGGTGCGGGTGCTGAGGGACATCGTGCACAAGCCGGG CCCCATCGTGCTGACTGTAGCCAAGTGCTGGGATCCCTCTCCCCAGGCCTATTTCACTCTCCCCCGAA ATGAGCCCATCCAGCCGATTGACCCTGCTGCCTGGGTCTCACACTCTGCTGCGCTGACTGGCACCTTCCCAGCCTATCCAGGTTCTTCGTCCATGAGCACCATCACATCTGGGTCCTCTCTTCCGGATG GCTGTGAGGGCCGGGGCCTCTCCATCCATACAGACATGGCATCTGTGACCAAGGCCATGGCAGCTCCAGAGTCTGGACTGGAAGTTCGGGACCGCATGTGGCTCAAGATCACCATCCCTAACGCCTTTCTGG GCTCGGACGTGGTTGACTGGCTCTACCATCACGTGGAGGGCTTTCCTGAGCGGCGGGAGGCCCGAAAGTATGCCAGCGGGCTGCTCAAGGCGGGCCTCATCCGGCACACTGTGAACAAGATCACCTTCTCTGAGCAGTGCTATTATGTCTTTGGAGACCTCAGTGGCGGCTGTGAGAGTT ACCTAGTCAACCTGTCTCTGAATGACAACGATGGCTCCAGTGGCGCTTCGGACCAGGACACCTTGGCTCCCTTGCCCGGGGCCACGCCCTGGCCCCTGCTGCCCACCTTCTCCTACCAGTACCCAGCCCCGCACCCATACagtccccagcccccaccctacCATGAGCTCTCGTCCTACACCTACGGCGGAGGCAGTGCCAGCAGCCAGCACAGTGAGG gGAGCCGGAGCAGTGGGTCGACACGAAGCGATGGGGGGGTGGGGCGcacagggaggcctgaggagcGGGCCCCTGAGTCCAAGTCTGGCAGCGGCAGTGAGTCTGAGCCTTCCAGCCGGGGCGGCAGCCTTCGGCGGGGCGGGGAACCTGGTGGGACTGGTGATGGGGGCCCTCCCCCATCCAGGGGCTCATCAGGAGGTGCTCCCAATCTCCGAGCCCACCCAGGGCTCCATCCCTATGGCCCGCCTCCTGGCATGGCCCTCCCGTATAACCCCATGATGGTGGTCATgatgccccctcccccgccccctgtcCCTCCAGCAGTGCAGCCTCCAGGGGCCCCTCCAGTCAGAGACCTGGGCTCCGTGCCCCCAGAGCTGACGGCCAGCCGCCAAAGCTTCCACATGGCCATGGGCAACCCCAGTGAGTTCTTTGTGGATGTTATGTAG
- the DVL2 gene encoding segment polarity protein dishevelled homolog DVL-2 isoform X2 — protein sequence MAGSGAGGGGVGETKVIYHLDEEETPYLVKIPVPAERITLGDFKSVLQRPAGAKYFFKSMDQDFGVVKEEISDDNARLPCFNGRVVSWLVSSDNPQPEMAPPAHEPRTDPVPPPPPVPPLPPERTSGIGDSRPPSFHPNVSSSRENLEPETETESVVSLRRERPRRRDSSERGAGGHRPSGPSRLERHLAGYESSSTLMTSELESTSLGDSDEEDTMSRFSSSTEQSSASRLLKRHRRRRKQRPPRLERASSFSSVTDSTMSLNIITVTLNMEKYNFLGISIVGQSNERGDGGIYIGSIMKGGAVAADGRIEPGDMLLQVNDMNFENMSNDDAVRVLRDIVHKPGPIVLTVAKCWDPSPQAYFTLPRNEPIQPIDPAAWVSHSAALTGTFPAYPGSSSMSTITSGSSLPDGCEGRGLSIHTDMASVTKAMAAPESGLEVRDRMWLKITIPNAFLGSDVVDWLYHHVEGFPERREARKYASGLLKAGLIRHTVNKITFSEQCYYVFGDLSGGCESYLVNLSLNDNDGSSGASDQDTLAPLPGATPWPLLPTFSYQYPAPHPYSPQPPPYHELSSYTYGGGSASSQHSEGSRSSGSTRSDGGVGRTGRPEERAPESKSGSGSESEPSSRGGSLRRGGEPGGTGDGGPPPSRGSSGGAPNLRAHPGLHPYGPPPGMALPYNPMMVVMMPPPPPPVPPAVQPPGAPPVRDLGSVPPELTASRQSFHMAMGNPSEFFVDVM from the exons ATGGCGGGCAGCGGCGCTGGGGGCGGTGGTGTCGGGGAGACGAAGGTGATTTACCACCTGGATGAAGAAGAGACTCCCTACCTGGTGAAGATCCCCGTCCCCGCCGAGCGCATCACCCTCGGCGATTTCAAGAGCGTCTTGCAGCGGCCCGCGGGCGCTAAGTACTTTTTCAAGTCTATGGATCAGGATTTCGG GGTGGTGAAGGAAGAGATTTCAGATGACAATGCTCGCCTTCCCTGCTTCAACGGAAGGGTGGTATCCTGG TTAGTGTCATCAGATAACCCCCAACCTGAGATGGCCCCCCCAGCCCACGAGCCTCGGACAGACCCGGTGCCTCCACCGCCACCTGTACCCCCTCTGCCACCAGAGAGGACCAGTGGCATTGGAGACTCCAGGCCTCCATCCTTCCA CCCTAACGTGTCTAGCAGCCGGGAAAATCTGGAGCCcgagacagaaacagagtcagTGGTGTCTCTGAGGCGGGAGCGACCTCGCAGGCGAGACAGCAGTGAGCGCGGCG CGGGGGGCCACCGGCCCAGCGGCCCCTCGAGGCTGGAGCGCCACCTGGCAGGGTACGAGAGctcctccaccctcatgaccagTGAGCTGGAGAGCACCAGCCTGGGGGACTCGGACGAGGAGGACACCATGAGCAG GTTCAGCAGCTCCACGGAGCAGAGCAGCGCCTCCCGCCTCCTCAAGCGCCACCGGCGGCGGAGGAAACAGCGGCCACCCCGCCTGGAGAGG GCCTCATCCTTCAGCAGCGTCACCGATTCCACCATGTCTCTCAACATCATCACAGTCACGCTCAACATGG AGAAGTACAACTTCCTGGGCATCTCCATCGTGGGTCAGAGCAACGAGCGGGGAGATGGAGGCATCTACATCGGCTCCATCATGAAGGGTGGGGCTGTGGCGGCTGATGGGCGCATTGAGCCCGGGGACATGCTTTTGCAG GTGAACGACATGAACTTTGAGAACATGAGCAACGATGATGCGGTGCGGGTGCTGAGGGACATCGTGCACAAGCCGGG CCCCATCGTGCTGACTGTAGCCAAGTGCTGGGATCCCTCTCCCCAGGCCTATTTCACTCTCCCCCGAA ATGAGCCCATCCAGCCGATTGACCCTGCTGCCTGGGTCTCACACTCTGCTGCGCTGACTGGCACCTTCCCAGCCTATCCAGGTTCTTCGTCCATGAGCACCATCACATCTGGGTCCTCTCTTCCGGATG GCTGTGAGGGCCGGGGCCTCTCCATCCATACAGACATGGCATCTGTGACCAAGGCCATGGCAGCTCCAGAGTCTGGACTGGAAGTTCGGGACCGCATGTGGCTCAAGATCACCATCCCTAACGCCTTTCTGG GCTCGGACGTGGTTGACTGGCTCTACCATCACGTGGAGGGCTTTCCTGAGCGGCGGGAGGCCCGAAAGTATGCCAGCGGGCTGCTCAAGGCGGGCCTCATCCGGCACACTGTGAACAAGATCACCTTCTCTGAGCAGTGCTATTATGTCTTTGGAGACCTCAGTGGCGGCTGTGAGAGTT ACCTAGTCAACCTGTCTCTGAATGACAACGATGGCTCCAGTGGCGCTTCGGACCAGGACACCTTGGCTCCCTTGCCCGGGGCCACGCCCTGGCCCCTGCTGCCCACCTTCTCCTACCAGTACCCAGCCCCGCACCCATACagtccccagcccccaccctacCATGAGCTCTCGTCCTACACCTACGGCGGAGGCAGTGCCAGCAGCCAGCACAGTGAGG gGAGCCGGAGCAGTGGGTCGACACGAAGCGATGGGGGGGTGGGGCGcacagggaggcctgaggagcGGGCCCCTGAGTCCAAGTCTGGCAGCGGCAGTGAGTCTGAGCCTTCCAGCCGGGGCGGCAGCCTTCGGCGGGGCGGGGAACCTGGTGGGACTGGTGATGGGGGCCCTCCCCCATCCAGGGGCTCATCAGGAGGTGCTCCCAATCTCCGAGCCCACCCAGGGCTCCATCCCTATGGCCCGCCTCCTGGCATGGCCCTCCCGTATAACCCCATGATGGTGGTCATgatgccccctcccccgccccctgtcCCTCCAGCAGTGCAGCCTCCAGGGGCCCCTCCAGTCAGAGACCTGGGCTCCGTGCCCCCAGAGCTGACGGCCAGCCGCCAAAGCTTCCACATGGCCATGGGCAACCCCAGTGAGTTCTTTGTGGATGTTATGTAG
- the DVL2 gene encoding segment polarity protein dishevelled homolog DVL-2 isoform X5 gives MAPPAHEPRTDPVPPPPPVPPLPPERTSGIGDSRPPSFHPNVSSSRENLEPETETESVVSLRRERPRRRDSSERGAGGHRPSGPSRLERHLAGYESSSTLMTSELESTSLGDSDEEDTMSRFSSSTEQSSASRLLKRHRRRRKQRPPRLERASSFSSVTDSTMSLNIITVTLNMEKYNFLGISIVGQSNERGDGGIYIGSIMKGGAVAADGRIEPGDMLLQVNDMNFENMSNDDAVRVLRDIVHKPGPIVLTVAKCWDPSPQAYFTLPRNEPIQPIDPAAWVSHSAALTGTFPAYPGSSSMSTITSGSSLPDGCEGRGLSIHTDMASVTKAMAAPESGLEVRDRMWLKITIPNAFLGSDVVDWLYHHVEGFPERREARKYASGLLKAGLIRHTVNKITFSEQCYYVFGDLSGGCESYLVNLSLNDNDGSSGASDQDTLAPLPGATPWPLLPTFSYQYPAPHPYSPQPPPYHELSSYTYGGGSASSQHSEGSRSSGSTRSDGGVGRTGRPEERAPESKSGSGSESEPSSRGGSLRRGGEPGGTGDGGPPPSRGSSGGAPNLRAHPGLHPYGPPPGMALPYNPMMVVMMPPPPPPVPPAVQPPGAPPVRDLGSVPPELTASRQSFHMAMGNPSEFFVDVM, from the exons ATGGCCCCCCCAGCCCACGAGCCTCGGACAGACCCGGTGCCTCCACCGCCACCTGTACCCCCTCTGCCACCAGAGAGGACCAGTGGCATTGGAGACTCCAGGCCTCCATCCTTCCA CCCTAACGTGTCTAGCAGCCGGGAAAATCTGGAGCCcgagacagaaacagagtcagTGGTGTCTCTGAGGCGGGAGCGACCTCGCAGGCGAGACAGCAGTGAGCGCGGCG CGGGGGGCCACCGGCCCAGCGGCCCCTCGAGGCTGGAGCGCCACCTGGCAGGGTACGAGAGctcctccaccctcatgaccagTGAGCTGGAGAGCACCAGCCTGGGGGACTCGGACGAGGAGGACACCATGAGCAG GTTCAGCAGCTCCACGGAGCAGAGCAGCGCCTCCCGCCTCCTCAAGCGCCACCGGCGGCGGAGGAAACAGCGGCCACCCCGCCTGGAGAGG GCCTCATCCTTCAGCAGCGTCACCGATTCCACCATGTCTCTCAACATCATCACAGTCACGCTCAACATGG AGAAGTACAACTTCCTGGGCATCTCCATCGTGGGTCAGAGCAACGAGCGGGGAGATGGAGGCATCTACATCGGCTCCATCATGAAGGGTGGGGCTGTGGCGGCTGATGGGCGCATTGAGCCCGGGGACATGCTTTTGCAG GTGAACGACATGAACTTTGAGAACATGAGCAACGATGATGCGGTGCGGGTGCTGAGGGACATCGTGCACAAGCCGGG CCCCATCGTGCTGACTGTAGCCAAGTGCTGGGATCCCTCTCCCCAGGCCTATTTCACTCTCCCCCGAA ATGAGCCCATCCAGCCGATTGACCCTGCTGCCTGGGTCTCACACTCTGCTGCGCTGACTGGCACCTTCCCAGCCTATCCAGGTTCTTCGTCCATGAGCACCATCACATCTGGGTCCTCTCTTCCGGATG GCTGTGAGGGCCGGGGCCTCTCCATCCATACAGACATGGCATCTGTGACCAAGGCCATGGCAGCTCCAGAGTCTGGACTGGAAGTTCGGGACCGCATGTGGCTCAAGATCACCATCCCTAACGCCTTTCTGG GCTCGGACGTGGTTGACTGGCTCTACCATCACGTGGAGGGCTTTCCTGAGCGGCGGGAGGCCCGAAAGTATGCCAGCGGGCTGCTCAAGGCGGGCCTCATCCGGCACACTGTGAACAAGATCACCTTCTCTGAGCAGTGCTATTATGTCTTTGGAGACCTCAGTGGCGGCTGTGAGAGTT ACCTAGTCAACCTGTCTCTGAATGACAACGATGGCTCCAGTGGCGCTTCGGACCAGGACACCTTGGCTCCCTTGCCCGGGGCCACGCCCTGGCCCCTGCTGCCCACCTTCTCCTACCAGTACCCAGCCCCGCACCCATACagtccccagcccccaccctacCATGAGCTCTCGTCCTACACCTACGGCGGAGGCAGTGCCAGCAGCCAGCACAGTGAGG gGAGCCGGAGCAGTGGGTCGACACGAAGCGATGGGGGGGTGGGGCGcacagggaggcctgaggagcGGGCCCCTGAGTCCAAGTCTGGCAGCGGCAGTGAGTCTGAGCCTTCCAGCCGGGGCGGCAGCCTTCGGCGGGGCGGGGAACCTGGTGGGACTGGTGATGGGGGCCCTCCCCCATCCAGGGGCTCATCAGGAGGTGCTCCCAATCTCCGAGCCCACCCAGGGCTCCATCCCTATGGCCCGCCTCCTGGCATGGCCCTCCCGTATAACCCCATGATGGTGGTCATgatgccccctcccccgccccctgtcCCTCCAGCAGTGCAGCCTCCAGGGGCCCCTCCAGTCAGAGACCTGGGCTCCGTGCCCCCAGAGCTGACGGCCAGCCGCCAAAGCTTCCACATGGCCATGGGCAACCCCAGTGAGTTCTTTGTGGATGTTATGTAG
- the DVL2 gene encoding segment polarity protein dishevelled homolog DVL-2 isoform X1, whose protein sequence is MAGSGAGGGGVGETKVIYHLDEEETPYLVKIPVPAERITLGDFKSVLQRPAGAKYFFKSMDQDFGVVKEEISDDNARLPCFNGRVVSWLVSSDNPQPEMAPPAHEPRTDPVPPPPPVPPLPPERTSGIGDSRPPSFHPNVSSSRENLEPETETESVVSLRRERPRRRDSSERGAGGHRPSGPSRLERHLAGYESSSTLMTSELESTSLGDSDEEDTMSRFSSSTEQSSASRLLKRHRRRRKQRPPRLERVRGFLWGSWTSGELGARALVSGVQGPDRENAGACPGLLEAVRLLPLYPPQASSFSSVTDSTMSLNIITVTLNMEKYNFLGISIVGQSNERGDGGIYIGSIMKGGAVAADGRIEPGDMLLQVNDMNFENMSNDDAVRVLRDIVHKPGPIVLTVAKCWDPSPQAYFTLPRNEPIQPIDPAAWVSHSAALTGTFPAYPGSSSMSTITSGSSLPDGCEGRGLSIHTDMASVTKAMAAPESGLEVRDRMWLKITIPNAFLGSDVVDWLYHHVEGFPERREARKYASGLLKAGLIRHTVNKITFSEQCYYVFGDLSGGCESYLVNLSLNDNDGSSGASDQDTLAPLPGATPWPLLPTFSYQYPAPHPYSPQPPPYHELSSYTYGGGSASSQHSEGSRSSGSTRSDGGVGRTGRPEERAPESKSGSGSESEPSSRGGSLRRGGEPGGTGDGGPPPSRGSSGGAPNLRAHPGLHPYGPPPGMALPYNPMMVVMMPPPPPPVPPAVQPPGAPPVRDLGSVPPELTASRQSFHMAMGNPSEFFVDVM, encoded by the exons ATGGCGGGCAGCGGCGCTGGGGGCGGTGGTGTCGGGGAGACGAAGGTGATTTACCACCTGGATGAAGAAGAGACTCCCTACCTGGTGAAGATCCCCGTCCCCGCCGAGCGCATCACCCTCGGCGATTTCAAGAGCGTCTTGCAGCGGCCCGCGGGCGCTAAGTACTTTTTCAAGTCTATGGATCAGGATTTCGG GGTGGTGAAGGAAGAGATTTCAGATGACAATGCTCGCCTTCCCTGCTTCAACGGAAGGGTGGTATCCTGG TTAGTGTCATCAGATAACCCCCAACCTGAGATGGCCCCCCCAGCCCACGAGCCTCGGACAGACCCGGTGCCTCCACCGCCACCTGTACCCCCTCTGCCACCAGAGAGGACCAGTGGCATTGGAGACTCCAGGCCTCCATCCTTCCA CCCTAACGTGTCTAGCAGCCGGGAAAATCTGGAGCCcgagacagaaacagagtcagTGGTGTCTCTGAGGCGGGAGCGACCTCGCAGGCGAGACAGCAGTGAGCGCGGCG CGGGGGGCCACCGGCCCAGCGGCCCCTCGAGGCTGGAGCGCCACCTGGCAGGGTACGAGAGctcctccaccctcatgaccagTGAGCTGGAGAGCACCAGCCTGGGGGACTCGGACGAGGAGGACACCATGAGCAG GTTCAGCAGCTCCACGGAGCAGAGCAGCGCCTCCCGCCTCCTCAAGCGCCACCGGCGGCGGAGGAAACAGCGGCCACCCCGCCTGGAGAGGGTGAGGGGCTTCTTGTGGGGCAGCTGGACCTCGGGGGAGCTGGGGGCGCGGGCCTTGGTTTCGGGGGTACAAGGCCCAGACAGGGAGAATGCTGGGGCTTGTCCCGGCTTGTTGGAGGCAGTCCGGCTCCTTCCCCTTTACCCACCACAGGCCTCATCCTTCAGCAGCGTCACCGATTCCACCATGTCTCTCAACATCATCACAGTCACGCTCAACATGG AGAAGTACAACTTCCTGGGCATCTCCATCGTGGGTCAGAGCAACGAGCGGGGAGATGGAGGCATCTACATCGGCTCCATCATGAAGGGTGGGGCTGTGGCGGCTGATGGGCGCATTGAGCCCGGGGACATGCTTTTGCAG GTGAACGACATGAACTTTGAGAACATGAGCAACGATGATGCGGTGCGGGTGCTGAGGGACATCGTGCACAAGCCGGG CCCCATCGTGCTGACTGTAGCCAAGTGCTGGGATCCCTCTCCCCAGGCCTATTTCACTCTCCCCCGAA ATGAGCCCATCCAGCCGATTGACCCTGCTGCCTGGGTCTCACACTCTGCTGCGCTGACTGGCACCTTCCCAGCCTATCCAGGTTCTTCGTCCATGAGCACCATCACATCTGGGTCCTCTCTTCCGGATG GCTGTGAGGGCCGGGGCCTCTCCATCCATACAGACATGGCATCTGTGACCAAGGCCATGGCAGCTCCAGAGTCTGGACTGGAAGTTCGGGACCGCATGTGGCTCAAGATCACCATCCCTAACGCCTTTCTGG GCTCGGACGTGGTTGACTGGCTCTACCATCACGTGGAGGGCTTTCCTGAGCGGCGGGAGGCCCGAAAGTATGCCAGCGGGCTGCTCAAGGCGGGCCTCATCCGGCACACTGTGAACAAGATCACCTTCTCTGAGCAGTGCTATTATGTCTTTGGAGACCTCAGTGGCGGCTGTGAGAGTT ACCTAGTCAACCTGTCTCTGAATGACAACGATGGCTCCAGTGGCGCTTCGGACCAGGACACCTTGGCTCCCTTGCCCGGGGCCACGCCCTGGCCCCTGCTGCCCACCTTCTCCTACCAGTACCCAGCCCCGCACCCATACagtccccagcccccaccctacCATGAGCTCTCGTCCTACACCTACGGCGGAGGCAGTGCCAGCAGCCAGCACAGTGAGG gGAGCCGGAGCAGTGGGTCGACACGAAGCGATGGGGGGGTGGGGCGcacagggaggcctgaggagcGGGCCCCTGAGTCCAAGTCTGGCAGCGGCAGTGAGTCTGAGCCTTCCAGCCGGGGCGGCAGCCTTCGGCGGGGCGGGGAACCTGGTGGGACTGGTGATGGGGGCCCTCCCCCATCCAGGGGCTCATCAGGAGGTGCTCCCAATCTCCGAGCCCACCCAGGGCTCCATCCCTATGGCCCGCCTCCTGGCATGGCCCTCCCGTATAACCCCATGATGGTGGTCATgatgccccctcccccgccccctgtcCCTCCAGCAGTGCAGCCTCCAGGGGCCCCTCCAGTCAGAGACCTGGGCTCCGTGCCCCCAGAGCTGACGGCCAGCCGCCAAAGCTTCCACATGGCCATGGGCAACCCCAGTGAGTTCTTTGTGGATGTTATGTAG
- the DVL2 gene encoding segment polarity protein dishevelled homolog DVL-2 isoform X4, whose translation MAGSGAGGGGVGETKVIYHLDEEETPYLVKIPVPAERITLGDFKSVLQRPAGAKYFFKSMDQDFGVVKEEISDDNARLPCFNGRVVSWLVSSDNPQPEMAPPAHEPRTDPVPPPPPVPPLPPERTSGIGDSRPPSFHPNVSSSRENLEPETETESVVSLRRERPRRRDSSERGAGGHRPSGPSRLERHLAGYESSSTLMTSELESTSLGDSDEEDTMSRFSSSTEQSSASRLLKRHRRRRKQRPPRLERVRGFLWGSWTSGELGARALVSGVQGPDRENAGACPGLLEAVRLLPLYPPQASSFSSVTDSTMSLNIITVTLNMEKYNFLGISIVGQSNERGDGGIYIGSIMKGGAVAADGRIEPGDMLLQVNDMNFENMSNDDAVRVLRDIVHKPGPIVLTVAKCWDPSPQAYFTLPRNEPIQPIDPAAWVSHSAALTGTFPAYPGSSSMSTITSGSSLPDGCEGRGLSIHTDMASVTKAMAAPESGLEVRDRMWLKITIPNAFLGSDVVDWLYHHVEGFPERREARKYASGLLKAGLIRHTVNKITFSEQCYYVFGDLSGGCESYLVNLSLNDNDGSSGASDQDTLAPLPGATPWPLLPTFSYQYPAPHPYSPQPPPYHELSSYTYGGGSASSQHSEAVQPPGAPPVRDLGSVPPELTASRQSFHMAMGNPSEFFVDVM comes from the exons ATGGCGGGCAGCGGCGCTGGGGGCGGTGGTGTCGGGGAGACGAAGGTGATTTACCACCTGGATGAAGAAGAGACTCCCTACCTGGTGAAGATCCCCGTCCCCGCCGAGCGCATCACCCTCGGCGATTTCAAGAGCGTCTTGCAGCGGCCCGCGGGCGCTAAGTACTTTTTCAAGTCTATGGATCAGGATTTCGG GGTGGTGAAGGAAGAGATTTCAGATGACAATGCTCGCCTTCCCTGCTTCAACGGAAGGGTGGTATCCTGG TTAGTGTCATCAGATAACCCCCAACCTGAGATGGCCCCCCCAGCCCACGAGCCTCGGACAGACCCGGTGCCTCCACCGCCACCTGTACCCCCTCTGCCACCAGAGAGGACCAGTGGCATTGGAGACTCCAGGCCTCCATCCTTCCA CCCTAACGTGTCTAGCAGCCGGGAAAATCTGGAGCCcgagacagaaacagagtcagTGGTGTCTCTGAGGCGGGAGCGACCTCGCAGGCGAGACAGCAGTGAGCGCGGCG CGGGGGGCCACCGGCCCAGCGGCCCCTCGAGGCTGGAGCGCCACCTGGCAGGGTACGAGAGctcctccaccctcatgaccagTGAGCTGGAGAGCACCAGCCTGGGGGACTCGGACGAGGAGGACACCATGAGCAG GTTCAGCAGCTCCACGGAGCAGAGCAGCGCCTCCCGCCTCCTCAAGCGCCACCGGCGGCGGAGGAAACAGCGGCCACCCCGCCTGGAGAGGGTGAGGGGCTTCTTGTGGGGCAGCTGGACCTCGGGGGAGCTGGGGGCGCGGGCCTTGGTTTCGGGGGTACAAGGCCCAGACAGGGAGAATGCTGGGGCTTGTCCCGGCTTGTTGGAGGCAGTCCGGCTCCTTCCCCTTTACCCACCACAGGCCTCATCCTTCAGCAGCGTCACCGATTCCACCATGTCTCTCAACATCATCACAGTCACGCTCAACATGG AGAAGTACAACTTCCTGGGCATCTCCATCGTGGGTCAGAGCAACGAGCGGGGAGATGGAGGCATCTACATCGGCTCCATCATGAAGGGTGGGGCTGTGGCGGCTGATGGGCGCATTGAGCCCGGGGACATGCTTTTGCAG GTGAACGACATGAACTTTGAGAACATGAGCAACGATGATGCGGTGCGGGTGCTGAGGGACATCGTGCACAAGCCGGG CCCCATCGTGCTGACTGTAGCCAAGTGCTGGGATCCCTCTCCCCAGGCCTATTTCACTCTCCCCCGAA ATGAGCCCATCCAGCCGATTGACCCTGCTGCCTGGGTCTCACACTCTGCTGCGCTGACTGGCACCTTCCCAGCCTATCCAGGTTCTTCGTCCATGAGCACCATCACATCTGGGTCCTCTCTTCCGGATG GCTGTGAGGGCCGGGGCCTCTCCATCCATACAGACATGGCATCTGTGACCAAGGCCATGGCAGCTCCAGAGTCTGGACTGGAAGTTCGGGACCGCATGTGGCTCAAGATCACCATCCCTAACGCCTTTCTGG GCTCGGACGTGGTTGACTGGCTCTACCATCACGTGGAGGGCTTTCCTGAGCGGCGGGAGGCCCGAAAGTATGCCAGCGGGCTGCTCAAGGCGGGCCTCATCCGGCACACTGTGAACAAGATCACCTTCTCTGAGCAGTGCTATTATGTCTTTGGAGACCTCAGTGGCGGCTGTGAGAGTT ACCTAGTCAACCTGTCTCTGAATGACAACGATGGCTCCAGTGGCGCTTCGGACCAGGACACCTTGGCTCCCTTGCCCGGGGCCACGCCCTGGCCCCTGCTGCCCACCTTCTCCTACCAGTACCCAGCCCCGCACCCATACagtccccagcccccaccctacCATGAGCTCTCGTCCTACACCTACGGCGGAGGCAGTGCCAGCAGCCAGCACAGTGAGG CAGTGCAGCCTCCAGGGGCCCCTCCAGTCAGAGACCTGGGCTCCGTGCCCCCAGAGCTGACGGCCAGCCGCCAAAGCTTCCACATGGCCATGGGCAACCCCAGTGAGTTCTTTGTGGATGTTATGTAG